A DNA window from Brassica napus cultivar Da-Ae chromosome C1, Da-Ae, whole genome shotgun sequence contains the following coding sequences:
- the LOC106375609 gene encoding uncharacterized protein LOC106375609 has protein sequence MPMTGPSLPTASLSSPPVVPSLPMVDPSLPPDVPSLLMPAPSSSTAVSSSFPVALNPLMVAPSLPLDVPSSSTANLSMPMTGPSLPTASLSSPPVVSSLSMVDPSLPTASLSSPPVVPSLPMVGLSLPTAHLSLLMATPSSSTVVSSSSPVVTSGSLLVKDCGRDAEGTSLPLVGSSSAFVLSSPVPSSFLGSSLSLNVPSLPLSMKPCHGEVGLSSSSFGSSSSLVPNLSSVVSSMPSGGKVACEQLSLLVRKMELADGRKSWSEIAESVIAVELSTLTGSEAEDRVSASLIEEGTGFLFDEHGTNLAVEPGVEGSGLVLTTPLIVPSSSSLTKKTMLETIQEHEQMRLANFSQTKESSSETTSSSDDDSSYSSSRSEKSVDSAGVAGEYDDVSEDDKRDDDVESVGVEDDGALGSASDAWNGICDINVGEESDQGEYASDGDHAAVGDDEMGDRDGADGRSDFSGECDDSSDEQDSFSGEQSGVSGSLGVIVVDDGRDDTDGGGDRRADVTDILKKIKQESVAASLAGSLDAFGNSCGYGKKKKKRVRKARERPRSFEGPLVNHPDPSESFPSIVDEDTIKWISANCCRNGVIEVRIPGEDERPWTVPDGWLCVYDFWFTEYHLWFPLPRLLLAYCDEHLIALAQLTPAAIRNIVAALFTAADIGVHMSLNLFERIARITRCDKTDGAFYVSMRAGCGVVGERKRKTLCWIKKFFYVRIAPSSVPDVSDMSVPFRSSWNPYNGRHSVGVPLAPGDSECVEYFKETKARDWTVVRRSEVWRRIPFIDSACWRKMDFSEIPSLADCFAGGIDDASVDESGQCAAGVEPSASARSIVVGLTSTTVSVPSAGASGKEVVAGSGSVVAKRAAADRSSKDVPPSKSRKIVSSDVELPLVVESPAGEKASFEPFEHSFNGLASGCGDLFKLFQSPGGVDGLPFDQVRRGEWYKEFARHLAIATKFANKLVVNQDEELEEVKAELEKTKAELASIKDKVDSSEEMAALRGKYEAEKKVSSDALEEVEKLTAKIALEAGRVKKRQTADLERFKKEKEVAGRRYRRAVMRHDDVLATFNSRMEKVRRYVDNQKVVRTSMYGVNQIMAVLDAAKTWKKEAINIPDGKVKHLENELVRRKEKANSVVCVEFEPKELADIPSFDFTRPLSPVHPTLAAGVEDAAKARGREENRRREEASRRRVAERAGAASSAVRREGQVPSRP, from the exons ATGCCAATGACGGGTCCGAGCTTGCCGACGGCGAGTCTGAGCTCGCCTCCTGTCGTCCCGAGCTTGCCAATGGTGGATCCGAGCTTGCCGCCTGATGTTCCAAGTTTGTTAATGCCGGCTCCGAGCTCGTCGACAGCGGTTTCGAGCTCGTTTCCTGTTGCTTTGAACCCGTTAATGGTGGCTCCAAGCTTGCCTCTTGATGTCCCTAGCTCGTCGACGGCGAATCTGAGCATGCCAATGACGGGTCCGAGCTTGCCGACGGCGAGTCTGAGCTCGCCTCCTGTCGTCTCGAGCTTGTCAATGGTGGATCCGAGCTTACCGACGGCGAGTCTGAGCTCGCCTCCTGTCGTCCCGAGCTTGCCAATGGTGGGTCTGAGCTTGCCGACGGCGCATCTGAGTTTGTTAATGGCGACTCCGAGCTCGTCGACGGTGGTTTCGAGCTCGTCTCCTGTTGTTACTTCGGGTTCGTTGTTAGTGAAAGATTGTGGTCGAGATGCGGAGGGCACGAGCTTGCCATTGGTGGGGTCGAGCTCGGCTTTTGTTTTGAGTTCGCCAGTTCCTAGCTCGTTCCTAGGTTCGAGCTTGTCGCTTAATGTTCCGAGCTTGCCATTATCGATGAAGCCGTGTCATGGTGAGGTGGGGCTGAGTTCGTCGTCTTTTGGTTCCAGCTCGTCTCTTGTTCCAAACTTATCTTCTGTTGTATCAAGCATGCCTTCGGGTGGGAAGGTTGCTTGTGAGCAGCTGTCTTTGTTAGTTCGTAAGATGGAGCTTGCTGATGGCCGCAAGTCGTGGTCGGAGATTGCCGAATCTGTCATTGCTGTTGAGTTAAGTACTCTTACTGGGAGTGAAGCAGAAGACAGGGTAAGCGCGAGTTTGATCGAGGAAGGGACCGGGTTTCTTTTTGATGAGCATGGGACTAATTTAGCGGTGGAGCCTGGTGTTGAGGGATCGGGGTTGGTTTTAACAACACCTCTTATTGTCCCTAGTTCGTCATCTTTGACGAAGAAGACTATGTTAGAAACCATCCAGGAGCATGAGCAGATGCGGCTGGCGAACTTTTCCCAAACTAAGGAGTCGTCGTCGGAAACTACAAGTTCCTCTGATGATGATAGTTCGTACTCGAGTTCTCGTAGTGAGAAGTCTGTGGATAGTGCTGGTGTTGCTGGTGAATATGATGACGTTTCTGAAGATGATAAACGAGATGATGACGTTGAAAGTGTTGGTGTTGAGGATGATGGTGCGCTGGGAAGCGCCAGTGATGCGTGGAATGGGATCTGTGACATTAATGTTGGTGAGGAAAGTGATCAAGGCGAGTATGCTAGTGATGGTGATCATGCTGCTGTCGGAGATGATGAGATGGGTGACCGAGATGGTGCAGATGGACGTAGTGATTTCAGTGGTGAATGTGATGATTCTAGTGATGAGCAGGATAGTTTTAGTGGTGAGCAAAGCGGTGTTAGTGGTAGTCTAGGAGTCATTGTTGTGGATGATGGGAGGGATGACACCGATGGAGGCGGTGATCGTCGAGCCGATGTTActgatattttgaaaaaaataaaacaagaaagcgtGGCTGCCTCCCTTGCTGGATCGCTTGATGCCTTTGGTAATTCTTGTGGTtatgggaagaagaagaaaaagagggtCAGGAAGGCGAGGGAAAGGCCTAGGAGTTTTGAAGGTCCTCTTGTTAATCATCCGGATCCATCGGAGTCATTTCCTTCTATTGTTGATGAGGATACGATTAAGTGGATCTCAGCCAACTGTTGCCGTAATGGTGTCATAGAGGTGCGTATTCCTGGCGAGGATGAACGTCCGTGGACGGTTCCGGATGGGTGGCTTTGTGTTTACGACTTCTGGTTCACCGAATATCATTTGTGGTTTCCTCTCCCGAGGTTGCTGCTGGCGTATTGTGATGAGCATCTTATTGCACTTGCTCAACTTACTCCTGCTGCTATTCGAAACATAGTTGCAGCTTTGTTCACAGCTGCGGATATTGGTGTTCACATGAGCCTAAACTTGTTTGAACGTATTGCGCGTATTACTCGGTGTGATAAGACGGACGGGGCTTTTTATGTGTCTATGAGGGCTGGCTGTGGTGTTGTTGGGGAGAGGAAGAGAAAAACGTTATGTTggattaaaaagtttttttatgtTCGAATCGCGCCTTCGTCGGTTCCTGATGTTTCTGATATGAGTGTCCCTTTTAGGAGTAGTTGGAATCCTTACAATG GTCGTCATTCAGTTGGTGTTCCTCTTGCTCCTGGTGATAGTGAGTGCGTGGAATACTTCAAGGAGACGAAGGCTCGGGACTGGACTGTGGTGAGGCGATCGGAGGTTTGGCGGCGCATCCCGTTTATTGACTCAG CTTGTTGGAGAAAGATGGATTTTAGCGAGATTCCGAGTTTGGCTGATTGCTTTGCTGGAGGTATTGATGATGCTTCTGTTGATGAGTCTGGTCAGTGTGCCGCTGGTGTGGAGCCTTCGGCATCTGCTCGTAGTATTGTTGTGGGTCTTACGAGTACGACAGTTTCTGTACCGTCCGCTGGTGCTTCTGGAAAGGAAGTTGTTGCGGGCAGTGGGAGTGTTGTGGCGAAAAGGGCTGCTGCTGATCGTTCATCAAAAGACGTGCCGCCTTCAAAGTCTCGTAAAATCGTGAGTTCTGATGTTGAGCTGCCTTTGGTGGTTGAGTCTCCTGCTGGGGAGAAGGCATCTTTTGAGCCGTTTGAACATTCGTTCAATGGTTTGGCTTCGGGATGTGGTGATCTTTTCAAGTTGTTTCAATCACCTGGTGGCGTTGATGGCTTGCCTTTTGATCAAGTTAGGCGCGGTGAGTGGTATAAGGAATTTGCTCGTCACTTGGCCATT gCTACAAAGTTTGCGAACAAATTGGTGGTCAATCAAGATGAAGAGCTTGAAGAGGTGAAGGCCGAGCTTGAAAAAACGAAGGCTGAGCTTGCTTCTATTAAGGATAAGGTTGACAGTTCCGAGGAAATGGCAGCTCTGCGCGGCAAGTATGAGGCTGAGAAGAAAGTGTCTTCAGATGCGTTGGAAGAAGTTGAAAAACTTACTGCAAAGATAGCTTTGGAAGCTGGGCGGGTGAAGAAACGTCAAACGGCCGACTTGGAGCGTTTTAAGAAGGAAAAGGAAGTGGCGGGCAGGAGGTATCGCAGGGCAGTAATGAGACATGATGACGTGCTTGCTACTTTCAATTCCCGTATGGAAAAGGTGCGGAGGTATGTGGATAATCAGAAGGTTGTTCGCACATCTATGTATGGAGTGAATCAGATCATGGCAGTGCTTGATGCTGCCAAAACTTGGAAGAAAGAGGCCATAAATATTCCTGATGGTAAGGTTAAGCATCTTGAGAATGAATTGGTCCGGAGGAAGGAGAAGGCAAACTCGGTTGTTTGTGTTGAGTTTGAACCCAAGGAACTGGCTGATATCCCTTCCTTTGATTTTACTCGTCCGCTCTCTCCTGTTCATCCGACTCTTGCTGCGGGGGTTGAAGATGCTGCTAAGGCAAGAGGGAGGGAGGAAAATCGTCGTCGTGAAGAAGCAAGTCGTCGTCGTGTGGCTGAGCGTGCTGGTGCTGCGTCTTCGGCTGTGAGGCGTGAAGGTCAGGTTCCTTCCCGTCCGTAG